The genomic region CTAGCAAGGGCCCAGAAGCCACCTGCTCACAATCTTGTTGTGCAACTGACAGACAGCCTGGATTATTTTTTCTCCCTGGCCCCTccccttgttttattttgcttctatGCTTTAGAGGGCAGGCAAAAGTCTGCCTTTGTAGACTGCTTAAtggctcctcagccaaggcaGACGCCAACAAATGGAGTTACGTTCAAGTGGATGAATTGAATGCACTCAGACTGGTAGCAGGGGAAAGAAGATAGAGAGCACAAGAGCCCTTGAGTTTTGCAGCTATTACACTTTCCAGGGCCAGCCAGCAAGGCTGAAATACCTGCAGCCTTTACTAACTGCCTGAAATAGCTCTTGGTCCCTGTACTGTCTGCTCACCCCTAGCATTAACCCTATACTAACCAGAGGCATTAGTTGCAACAAAATGAAGGCCATATGGCTTAATGGTTCTAAGCCATGGCACGCACGCAATTACCCCTCCCCTCTGACACAGTTTGAAGAGTAGAGGAATGCTTTGGTGGCATTCTGGATGTTACCAACAAGGAATTAAGTGGCGGTGGATCAGTAGAACATCTGACACTGGTTCAAATACAGTTACAGAGGCAGGGGCTGCTCTAATGCTTGGCCAAAAGAATGCAGTCCAGGGAGTTACTGCCTTCCAAcctaccaggaaaaaaaatatggAGCTGTATACTATAGTGTTCCTCTCCTACTCCTCTGGGAGTTAAAACTCAAAGGTTCCCAGCCAAAACTGCTGTCCTACTAAGGAACATTGCGGTCTCCTCTTTTGAAAGTATGGTTCCAGTTGGAAAGAGGTAAACAGGCCTCCTCTATTTAGAGCTAGGTCCAGCTCAAAAGGTACTCCTAAGAGGGTCAAATGACCAGACGAACCTTTATTGAACTCATATGTAAACAATGAATAACAAGGAAACTGAGGAACACTTCCCAAGACTGACACACTGAACTAAACAGAGAGAGATGCTGTTGGCAAAGCCCTGCCAAGCTTGGTGCTCATATGAGCTGTTGGCAAAGTCCACACCCTAGAAGAAGGCTTCTCCATCCCAACTGTGTTTGCTGGTGTCATAATCCTCAGAGGCATGGTGAGAAGTAACTATAGAATGGGCTGCAGTGCAGGTGGCTATTGACAGTCCAAGGAGCTGCCCACACATGCCTGACAGGATCTGAAAGAGGTCATTGGTTCCTGGCTCTCTGTAAACCTGAGCTGTTTCCTCCTGGGTTCTGTCACCTCCTTGGCTGTTACTGTGGAGGAAGGGGTATGCCCCTGGGGTCGGTGACCTGGCCTTCCTGCAGATTCTTGACCAGCTGTGCCAGCCAACGCTTGGTGGTGGTGTCATCTTTCAGAACCTGGGCAAAAGTGGTGTCTTTCAGCTGGTCAGGAAGGCACTGCCTGAGGGCTTCCCGTGCCCTACATCAGGAGACAAGAAAGAGAGGGGCCAACAAATAAACTCACATGGACAAGAGGGGAGCTAACCCCCCTACTGAATACTTTAGGCTAGGTAAATAGCTGTCAATGTTAGAACCATCTGTGCCAAACAGTTGCACACTCTTCCCCCCTTCACTTAATTTGTATCATCTCCCCCATCCTTTCCACAGTATCTAACTAGAACATCAGAACAAGACCTACAGAAGAAGGCGAAtggttttttcctgtttctaAGAAACACGGTAATCTTCAATAGCCAAGAGATAAAAGAGAAAAGGACTAATTGCTGTTTAAATAAATGCAGAAATTTTTTGAATTTGGAAGGGGGGTGAAGACGGCATGTTCTCTACAATACTGTGAATGGACTGAAACCAGGAATGGGAGTCTTATTCAACGCATGTGTGTATAAATTACACCACTTACAGGATAAGTTCCCATTTCAACATCTCAGTGTACAGAATAATTGTGAAAAgtcctgaagatgccagccagacCCTAATTTGGGAACAGTTACGAAACTGTAGATTGATATTTTCTCTGGAAAAACAGGAGGTAGATCTGCTGTTCTCTGTCAAGCACTGCCAAGTGCTTCTGGCCACAGTCTCATAGGGAAACACAAGTTCCTCCATCTCTGCCAATAGACTTCTAGAAACTTCTAAGATGTCTACCTTGGATTATCAGAAAGGCGAAGGTAACAACGGACAACATGTTTCAGCAGCCTGGCAGAAGGCTCCTTGGAAAGTTGCAAGACCATTTTACCCTGGGATAAAAAACAAGACAAACAAGTTAGAGCATGGGAACTTCTTGAAGTGTAAATGTATTTGTTTGCATCCTTCTTTGCTACTTTTGCCCTCTGCCCCACCTCCATTTAGATTATAAATTCGTTGGTCAGGGATCCATTTTTGAATTATGTTCTTTTATAGAACACCATGCAAACTGATGGTACTACATGAATAAAGTTATTGAGACACTCACTGCTTCCTGGACAATATTTGCTTTCTCTGAAAGAAGTCATTGGCAAGGACAAAAACAAAGGTCTAGAATCTAGTGCAATATGGGAAACAAAAAAATCTAGCATACTAGTCAGGAGCCCTGTTTGGAATTTGGAAGGGTGGAATCAATTTCTTCAGTCATTAATGATCCTTTAAATCTCTCTAGGCAATAGTCTCACTTGCATGAACTCTGTGTAAATCGGAGTTGAGAGCACTGCCCTGCATCTGCAGAGGCTGGAACATAAGACTGCAAGACAAACATTTTTTATACAGCAAGCTCTGCCTTCAATTACATTATGACACTACTAATTCAACACTATTATTCAGCACATAATTCTAAAGACAGTTCTAGTTACTCAAATTGTCTggcatctaaaaaaaaaagaggtaccAAAAACCAACTACTATCTTTCCATCCCACTTTTTATATTGCAAGGGTTTTATTAAATAGCACTGATAAGCACAAGGAAAAAATGAAGTGTTCCAATTGGATACTGAAGTAACAGAGCAAAGTTTATTAAAGGAAGTACAGCCAATTATCTCAGGAAACTATATGCTTACACATGCAAATACTACATGTGCAGCCAGAAGATTTTAAGTTTTCATAGGAGCAGCTCCAACAGCTGAAGAGGCCAGAGATTTTAAACAGTAACATGCATGGTTGGCAACAGGAACAGCTGCAGCAAGGACTTCAAAGAAACAGAGTGCAATTTTTTATGTATGTTTATAGTTTCTTTGGATTGTGGCACTAGTCTAATTATATTCGTTAATATTTTGAGCAGACTGAGCCCAAATTCCTACAAAGAACTGGAACTGGTTGAAGAGCAGGGCTTGTCACAAAGGCAGTTCACCTTATGAAACTCATCACAGCTGCTATCTACTCCTCAGTTACCTGAGAACTTGGGGCTTGCCCAAAAAGGGAATGCTTTCAGATAAGCAGTTTTAGTACCATGCTTTGACATAGTGTTGCTCTCTAATGCTCTGGCACAGATTTATACCTAGAGATCAGGAGCTTACTGAACCTTCCTTGCTGCAGTAGAAACCTTTCAGTTGTACAAGGCTCCAAAGTGTACTCTCTACATCTTACTCTAGAGACCCATTTAGTTCTCTCAAAGAATTTCTCAAGCAGAGCAATTTACCAATATCATTGCCACATGAGAAAATCGCTCATAAGTCTGACAGATATAAGCCAGCCCTGTATCATCCAATAGAATCTTCTGTAGAATAAAAGTAGCAACCTGAAAGACAGAAGAGGGAAGGGAATGAACAAGTCTTTGCGTTACTTAAGTATACAATACTTAGATGTGCCTTCACAtcttaagcaaaacaaaaaatctaGGTCAAGCTAGAGGCCTGAAAGGATTGGTCAAAGAACATTTAATCATAGGAAAGGTTTTAGCCACTATGAAATTAAGTACAAACTTCATGTTGCAGGTGCTGGGTATACAATGGGAACAGAGCGTACTGCAACTAAATATTTGGCCTGGTCCCACAGATAAGGAAATAAAAAGCTCTTTGGTCATCtctttggggcagggggagagtaaTGAGCTTCAACTGTATAGACTGGTTAGTGCCTATTGtactcagccagtttggtgtagtggttaagagcacaggactctaatctggagaactgagtttgattccccactcctccacctgaagccagcaggatgatgttgggtcagtcacagctcttccagagctctctccagcccacctacctcacagggtgatttttgtggggataataacaacacactttgtaaactgctctgagtgggtgttaagttgtcctgaacggcggtatatgAATCAGTTATTTTATTATCGACTAAAATCAATTACCTAATATAAGGATGAAAAATACATAAAGGTATGTCTAGGTCTAAACTGACCTAGACATAATTTCAGGTAAATTTTCAGGTAAACACATATGTCCACATAATTTATGTGACTCTGAAACTTGGACTGCACTTAAACAATAATAATTTCTCTTCTAACAGATTCTGAGAATAGTTTGGTTTGAAGTTGCATGGTGCTCCGGTGCAATGGCAAGCATAAAAGAATCCTGGATGAAAATACACCACAACTTGAGAAAGGAGGCAGGCATCATCATGACAATTTGAAGAGTATACATCTGCAATTGCCCCACAGAGAGAAACAGCCAACTAACCTTGTGGGGCAAACATGTTTTCTGCATGCAGGAATATGATGTACATGATGcattggaaagaaaagagaagcagCTAAGAAGCTACAATCAGTTCATTATACTAAAAGCAGTACCGTTTTGGAAAGTTCGCTGCCAGACTCCATGATGCGTAAGCACAGAGGGATAATTTCCGTTGTCAGTAAGAAGTTGATTACTTCTTGCTCATCCGTCTTCACCAGGGCCCCTATGAAAAatacttaaatatttatttttaatatttctatatcccacctttccttgaaAAAGCTTAGGGCAGCTTACATGGTCCCCCTCCCTTCATATTACCTTCACAActaccctgttaggtaggttagggaAGAAGATTTGCCctaggtcacctagtgagcttcatggcaaatGAGGACTTGAACCCAGATCTTTCCACTTGTAGTCCAATTCTAATCATTATCTTTATACAAGCAGAATTATaggaaataagaaataatagAAACCAATTAAATATTAGCATAATTTCATGACTGGTGCAAGACTGCTGTTCTTGGCTCTCATGTAGCTTAATGATTTTAACCCTAATCCTAACCCTAAATAGACAACCAGCCTTTGTCGGAGCCACAACCCTTTGTGTTGCATTATTAACATGTTAGAATTGTCATCTTCCTCCTAAAGCTTACCCACCAATTCAATCTCTCTTTACAGGAGAGGCTGGAGAGTAAACAGAAGATGACCAAGAAGCAGTAGGACTGAGCTTGTCCCAATCTAAGGCTTGAAAACAAATGCAAAAACTTTTCTATTAAGACCTTGCAGACATTTCTTCCTCTCACTGAAATACCTGAAATGCAAACCCTTCAAGCTATAGAATGTAAAAAATCTTCTGCCCATTAAATCATTCTGTAAGTGGTTGGGATTCATGAGGCTTTCTGTAAATTCCCCAATAACTAGTAAGGATGGATAAAGATGATATTGCTACATTTATACAATGGTTAGTAACTAATGACTGAGATTTGTGGTATTTACATATCCTTGGTAAATCAAACTGCCACCATTAATCAAACTAGAGATACtcagtggctcttctgagcaccatttccTCATGATTCCAAGAAATCAGGCAAGACCACTATTGCACAGTAGGccttgtggctggcaggtggttaCCACCGTGAAACAGGGCTTGTGGTTCTAGTTGCTTGTGCAGAGCATTTGTTGAAGCTGTCTAAACTAGAGTTGTCCTCTAGTTTAATTTTACACTTTTAATCTTGCTTattgtttggttctgttgggaggagagagagaaatttatCTGTAGGAACATAATAAGCGgtttattgtcaaaggctttcacggccggagaatgttgTGGATTTtacaggctgtattgccgtggtcttggcattgtagttcctgacgttttgccagcagctgtgactggcatcttcagaggtgtagcaccgaaagagatccctgagatccctgtcttttggtgctacacctctgaagatgccagtcacagctgctggcaaaacatcaggaactacaatgccaagaccacggcaatacagcccggaaaacccacaacaaccataataagcGGTTACTTCGGACCAGTTGTTTCCCCTTTTTGGGCTGGTTTTGGCAGGATAGTCTGTCAAGCAGGCATTGTTTATGAGACTGAAGTCATTTAGTATAATTAGTCATTGGTCAGAGGAAGTGTTTTTTCTGCTTTTAGTCTTGTTCTAAGCAAGATTTTCAAGGTCATTCTATGAAGGAACCACCTACTGAGTTTAAAGAGGGGCTGCCAGAGGGACTAGAGGAGGGTACGCTACAAGCTTCCTGGAGCTGCAGACCTTGTGCAAGTAAAGGACCTATCCTgtacaacacccctccccctgccacatATTCTGTGCTCTCATACCAGCACATGGGTGGCTGTTGGGAAGAAAGCAAGCAGATACAGAGAACAGTGAGTAAAACCGCTATCACAAAATAGGCGCCTGGGAAAAAAGCATAATGGGATGGTGGAGATTTTACAACCCTTTCTCCATGGCCAGGTACCCTGGCGATTTCTGACATGAAGGGCTGTACCTCATGCCGAATAGAGGAAGGCAGACAGGAAAGCCCTTTCCCTCACACCAGACAAAAGGCTGGTTAAGAGTCAACAGGGGTAGAGAGAGGCAACCCTCTAAGCTCAGAGGTACTCTGGTAATTAAAAAGGCTATAGATACATATTTTCAATTAATAGGTTAGTTAGAGTAATTGCGTGTTTAGTGACGTGGTGCATAGGGCATTTAGTAGTCATGTGGTTCTTTTGGCTGATTGTAAATATGGCTTTCTACAAGCCATGGAGTAAGTAGCACTCAGCTAAAGCAGAAAGATCCCAAATGTCAGAAAAAGGAAATATTCTATCACTGTTTCTACTTTTTGATAAACTTAACTCAGATAGGCTTCCAGAATGTTAAATTGCCCCGGAGACCCTGCTACAAACCCTAAAAGGTTTGACACGCCATTAAACCAGCTCTCTCAAGAGACAGGAATGAATGTACAGAGAGTGCATTCAAGTATATATGACCAATACAAAGCCCTCTGCAGTGTGGAGCCACACCTATTTGAACTGGACCTAAAACATACCTGGGTCTAGTGCAGTTGCCACAGAGTTCTGATTTTTGACATCTACCTTATGAATCTATATCAGCTGAGGTTTTCAAATATTATTCAAAGCTGATCCAACACAAAGCACATTGTAACAGTCTATCCCTGAGGCTATAAACAAATGCAAGATCCTTAAACGCCAATGAGTgctccatttaatttttttttttacaatgtccatttaagatagtttcagataggtagccatgctggtctgcagcactgaacaagatttcagggtataagcttttcagagtTAGAGCTTCAGATATGTATTTGAAGAAGGcaactttaactctcaaaagcttataccctgaaaatcttgtcagtctctaagttgctattggactcaaatccttatGTCTATTTAAGTGCATGCTTAGACAAGTTGGGTTGACAGCTCCAAGCTCCTCTAAATAGGTTACCAAACCACAATGGCTTGTATCATACTGTCAACTGGGGGGAACAGTTTTAACTGATTCCCCCCTTGCACTGTAGAAAATCCACTGTTTATGAACTGCAGCAGAAGAGGACAGATTTCCAGAAGCTTCACACCGGTTATGGTTTGTTGGATACAAGCCATAAATTCTATACTGCCCCAAGCTAATATGGAACATAAATCATGGAAGAAATAGCCAATTAATAGTAAAACAGAAACTAGCATGCATTCTTAGTCTTGATGAAAAACTATTCCTAGTGGAATTCCTATCCCACTAATTTGCTCTATATGGCAAATGAGTGACCAAGGAACAAGCACTAAAAAATTAGTATGTTTTGGATTCAAGAATAAATTTCAGTATTCCCAATATTTGGGTCCTCTTATACCAGTTTTGTATTCAGATCAGggtttggccgggggggggggcaggggggattctGAAGTTAATTGGACCATTATTCCCTATACGGGAAtctttcccgggggggggggggctggaagggCTGTTTTTCATGCAAATTATGCCAAAATTACAGCAGAATGAGGGCTGCCTGTCATCAAAAGGCACTCCCCCACTGCAGTTTCAAATAGATTAGATCAAGGGTCTGAttttacaggcccctgaacaaggtgcttcCAGCTACTCTATTGTTTCCtttaaggaaaaaaatccaaCTTTTTCACCAGGGCACAGAAATCTTAGCCAAACACATAACAGCAACTACTCACCAAAAGCCTACCAATAAAAAACagccaacaaagcccaacagaacaaatGCCAGAATCCCAGAACCAGCCTGGCAGCATGCATCAGAAGTAACATACAGAGCAGCCAAAAACAAGCACTTCAAAATATACTGCCCTGAAGCTGCAGTCAGAAGGCCAGTTTGTGGGCCATGAGAGAATCACTGTGACTGGACCAACAgttgagctcccccccccccccggctgccttttgcctgggaaacatgcaaaaaagtgaaaaacaagctgctgcgaCCTTTAAAATGGCAGTCCCAGTTATTGCCAAGTATGTTCAGGATGAACTGGAATAGGAATATCTGTATATCCAAGATATACTCAAGCACACATCTCTATACTGAACCACAAAGCAGAACTTTTTTGGCCCTGAGAGACCACTACATAATTTCATGTCAGACAAGAGTTCACCCCCGGTTAAGGGGTGCTTCTGTTCTGCATATCTAACAGATGAAACCAAACTATTCAGTTTCTCAAAAGAGAGCTGATAGTGATAGAGCATGAGACTAGCTACTTACCAATTACTCCAAGGCTTGTGAGCCGCAGATACTCAAAGGGACGAGTCTTGCTAACAGTATGCAAGAAGGGATACAAGAAAAGGGGGATGTGAGCAGCAAGGAAAGCTGAcctagggaaggagagaaaaatggCTTCTCAGAAAAATGTAACACTGAATAGACAAACACCAGTGGCCTAGAGCTGTTCAAGGTCTAACAAAGACAATTAACATACAACATTCCAATAAGGCAATTAACTAGAGTATCTTCAGATTAGTACAAAGAAACTATCATGTTTAGGTCTGTATATGATTTAGGCCATGgacaacaaaaaaaaaatctaaaagctGGTCAAGTAGATATAAGCATCTATCAAATGGAATATTTCTTGTTTGGAACCAAAACTTCTCTATTCGTTACACTGACAACATAAGGCACTCAAAAATACCCCCTCCTCTACTGAACCTAAAGGGAATATGACTGGagtgaaaatattttttccacATTTATTCACATCTTCACCGCCCCCTTCTTTACAGTCTTCCTTATACCCAACTTTAGACAATAAGCTCCTCAGGGAATGTGCCTTTTTCTCCTCACATTGATGGTATAATAATAAGTAAGTCCTAGGAGACATCTAGAACTAAGAATTCTGGCCTTATAGCACTGAATATTGGTGGTAATAAATACAGCAGAAATAACTTTAATTCACAACACATATAGGGAAAAATAGGCCTTCTTCCTTGCTTTGCAATTATTTAGTCATATGTTTTCTCTTACCACCATAGCTTCACGGGTCAAAAGTTAAAGGAAAACTGGCAATACTGGAACACATACTGATCTAGagcatagcaggatttgagtcctgtggcactgtATAGATAAAGCAAGCTTTCGAGAGATggtatccgaagaagggagccctgactcttgaaagcttacactctgaaaatcttgctggtctctaaggtgctactggattcaaatcctgatgttctactgcagaacaacatggtTACCTGCCTAAAGTGACCTAAAACATGTTCTATTAATTCACTCATTTCAGGTACAGGGAGGAGATAGACGCAAATAATATGGAATGAGTAGGAAACATTCTCCATACTTACGTCTGTGTAGCAGGCTGTTTAATGGTGACATGCTTGATCCCACCTCACTCCAAATCAGTCTATAACCTAGCTGCCACCTAGAAGCTTTTAATGTGTAAGTGCTAGATCACACATCCCAGCTCCTAATTCTGGGCTGCTTGTTTGACACCATGCAGGCAGTGACCGTTAGTCAAAAAAGTTAATGGGTAAAGTGTCACACAAACCACATCACCACTAATAAAATGGAAGCTGTCCATGTGTTTTCAGCTATTTAACAAGGCTTCTCTTGTTTTTGCACAGATGTTATTTTATAATGTACTGTGTACAGTAATAGTTAGTAACAGCACTGTtttcttaaccccccccccccaaaacgaaCAGAACAGAACCATCGTGTCTTTTGAGTGTTAGCTCAAAAAGAGTTTGCTTTGTGGTTGCTAACAAGCTCATTCTGTTCTCTTGCCTGGAAAGTGAAGTATTGATTATAGGTGCTCAGTTCAAGGAAGAACAAAAATATGAGAAAATATTCCTGGATCTTTGCTAACATTTCTGCACACCTCAGAGGCAGTGTCAAATAGCAAAAAGTATGATGGGCTGTGTTCACCACCCACCTAGGCCAGCAAGCGCTACAAGAGGGGTAAAATTCTGCCCCTGGTGCACGTTTTGGTCAGAATTCACAGATAAGGGGCCGTACAGCCTTGTCCTTCTGGGAAGGGTCTCTATCAATGTCCCCAGAACATTGTCATCTGCGCGCTGGCAAATGATTCTAAGTATGGTCACCTACCACTTAGATTTCTTTCTGTAAAACAAGAAAGCACACAGGAAGGAAAACCACAGGAATCTATTGATGTTGCCATTGGGGTCCTTTTTATCCCAACCAATATAACGTGTTGGGATATAAAATGGCCCATGATTTCTGCAAAGAAAACTGACCCACAGAACCACTGAAATGAAATGTAAGTTGTCAGACAGCTGGTATGAACAGTTGTCTTTCCACTAGACAACATTTACCTGACCATACAGAAATATGTTCTTGGAGAGGAAAATACCTC from Eublepharis macularius isolate TG4126 chromosome 2, MPM_Emac_v1.0, whole genome shotgun sequence harbors:
- the CNOT9 gene encoding CCR4-NOT transcription complex subunit 9, translated to MHSLATTAPVPTALAQVDREKIYQWINELSSPETRENALLELSKKRESVPDLAPMLWHSFGTIAALLQEIVNIYPSINPPTLTAHQSNRVCNALALLQCVASHPETRSAFLAAHIPLFLYPFLHTVSKTRPFEYLRLTSLGVIGALVKTDEQEVINFLLTTEIIPLCLRIMESGSELSKTVATFILQKILLDDTGLAYICQTYERFSHVAMILGKMVLQLSKEPSARLLKHVVRCYLRLSDNPRAREALRQCLPDQLKDTTFAQVLKDDTTTKRWLAQLVKNLQEGQVTDPRGIPLPPQ